One genomic window of Podarcis muralis chromosome 9, rPodMur119.hap1.1, whole genome shotgun sequence includes the following:
- the NEIL1 gene encoding endonuclease 8-like 1, which yields MPEGPELFLNSRYINEECGGLIFSGKVEKSEVSKNPEVPFESDRYLISAVSRGKELRLTLTPLKQEGPAPSKRRFSAARGKQAAQEPMDIIFRFGMSGNFKFVPVSEMPKHAHLRFYTRGSPPRALCFVDFRRFGRWEVSSSWQVDRGPCVMLEYEKFRENVLRNLSDKAFDKPICEALLNQKFFNGVGNYLRAEILYRLKIPPFEKARTVLEDLKPQEQAPGLTSRKKVKPKQENPDLLELCHLVPMEVVNLGGKGYDPVRTSDYTMFLEWTQCYFVPGMQTLRDANGRTVWFQGNPGPMAPKGGKPRKRQLKVKPDPDTPSSKVTKLEPVASIPQKDVVGTRKSGRKKGNRIAPQTEDHTMAKEAKLPNTRTRRKGSALQQSPAPDNTAAVAESQKRRASTRKTRGTAAVSTRPRQVKAQ from the exons ATGCCGGAAGGTCCAGAATTGTTCCTAAACAGCCGGTACATCAACGAGGAGTGCGGGGGTCTCATTTTCTCGGGTAAAGTGGAGAAGTCGGAAGTGAGCAAGAACCCGGAGGTGCCCTTTGAGAGCGACAGGTACCTGATCTCGGCCGTGTCGAGGGGCAAGGAGCTGAGGCTCACCCTCACGCCGCTCAAACAGGAGGGCCCGGCTCCTTCCAAAAGGCGGTTCTCTGCAGCCCGAGGGAAGCAGGCAGCTCAAGAGCCAATGGATATCATCTTCCGTTTTGGTATGTCTGGCAACTTCAAATTTGTCCCCGTGTCCGAGATGCCAAAGCATGCGCACCTGCGCTTCTACACCCGAGGAAGCCCACCCCGCGCCCTCTGCTTCGTGGACTTCCGCCGATTTGGCCGATGGGAGGTGAGCAGTTCCTGGCAGGTGGACCGAGGGCCCTGTGTGATGCTGGAGTATGAGAAGTTCAG GGAAAATGTGCTGAGGAACCTCTCGGACAAGGCTTTTGACAAGCCCATCTGCGAGGCTCTGCTAAACCAGAAGTTTTTCAACGGTGTTGGCAATTATCTCCGGGCTGAGATTCTCTACAG GTTGAAAATCCCTCCCTTTGAGAAGGCACGGACTGTTCTGGAGGACCTGAAGCCCCAGGAACAG GCACCTGGACTAACCTCTAGGAAAAAGGTGAAGCCGAAACAGGAGAACCCCGACCTGCTGGAGCTCTGTCACCTGGTGCCCATGGAGGTTGTGAATCTGG GTGGCAAAGGTTATGATCCCGTTAGGACGTCTGATTACACCATGTTCCTGGAGTGGACTCAGTGCTATTTCGTCCCAGGCATGCAGACCCTGCGCGATGCCAACGGCAGGACCGTCTGGTTCCAG GGCAATCCTGGACCGATGGCCCCAAAAG gaggAAAGCCACGCAAGAGACAGTTGAAAGTAAAACCTGATCCTGATACCCCAAGCTCCAAG GTCACAAAACTGGAGCCTGTGGCCAGTATTCCTCAGAAAGATGTTGTGGGAACAAGGAAATCTGGAAGGAAGAAAGGGAACAGAATTGCCCCCCAAACAGAGGACCACACTATGGCTAAGGAAGCCAAGCTACCAAACACCAGAACTCGGAGGAAGGGTTCTGCCTTGCAGCAATCTCCAGCACCAGATAACACAGCGGCTGTGGCTGAATCCCAGAAGAGGCGTGCATCAACCCGGAAAACCAGGG GTACTGCTGCTGTTTCCACAAGACCCAGGCAGGTGAAGGCACAGTAA